The Monodelphis domestica isolate mMonDom1 chromosome 7, mMonDom1.pri, whole genome shotgun sequence genome window below encodes:
- the LOC103106895 gene encoding meiosis-specific coiled-coil domain-containing protein MEIOC-like isoform X2: MEVGVKVRPELTTLSSCSCGNDPSLWKETLRSEDMLKTEDCFNLYKSQINCKKQGMDSQLFSPFLGEITDTPPLESSSLYPNWSIYGDDISPPTAFQDCTNKRAQINLSYSGNGPDMFGLASSTLEEPNSPEPFTDWNSLASLLPPTWTPNFGSDGDYSGPPLKNSVEDFPDFIETQNFNQEYFQTSPEMENLQSGFDDLRLVESWTSPSDHSNQLPENIFKSTYLENSAFKTNPVIQPKGFPLQNAEFSQGETNYEKMKLNNDYDKNCADLNSYFQSRYKNSTSIQKESWKPEIANEKIMKMNLQEQMKYSNDVGSLAADPYRFHESCLLPKRNEGVIPSQPIQLSVPPPLCFINQPFSKENLSAVVNGKSQETSPASNFKFMDNFEDNGCQLPINAKEIPLKPLDYNLSINTALQNGNCQSFFREHIWVDGNVLSPIPTANSSFVKPITSGSQVSSGVSALSGSSPMHQSVFSPSYYPQTPPIPFFRKEGRLQMPNGVPNGLRFPNSDTENQKPNIQMGHFPHDPSAIKDHHSCKIPAHLSSSFLLHQNTASEFSERYQKLCKKQNLANSNRDDKKGRKNLIPQPSYIGQNRQQFNIFQKKQEKSSVNMSDFINPSFLPAFPLVSEIKQNPNFTPFNLSPFVSAANFPFPPSTFPFSELVDVFHYGDFNNLNPVVSDLFRREVTPPYFAFPPPFNKYRPPRNRSGPANELHIQLEECYEQWRALEKERKKSEADLARNFPGKRVSSSNNTSVSRLPANPSRVDRLIVDQLKEQARVLTLLRRMEKLGGGPLHGNISITLEHHLEAIHATQAKRKDELINVANHPRQGIRYNNEKDVLALALVIKELAVATRKTRTALWCALQMTLPKTCFNLPVKQEEIERVLQELCPQNAGAPEKTMVDHKDHGLEKGSAESTK, from the exons ataAATTGTAAGAAGCAAGGAATGGACAGCCAATTATTCAGTCCTTTCCTGGGTGAGATTACTGATACACCACCTCTAGAATCATCCAGTTTATATCCCAACTGGTCAATTTATGGAGATGATATTAGCCCACCCACCGCCTTTCAAGACTGTACCAATAAAAG GGCACAAATCAATTTATCTTACTCAGGAAATGGTCCTGACATGTTTGGATTGGCTTCAAGCACTTTGGAGGAACCAAATAGCCCAGAGCCTTTCACAGACTG GAATTCTTTGGCCAGTCTTCTTCCTCCCACATGGACACCTAACTTTGGTAGTGATGGTGACTATTCAGGACCCCCTCTCAAGAATTCTGTTGAAGATTTTCCAGACTTCATTGAAACACAGAATTTCAATCAAGAATACTTTCAGACATCTCCTGAGATGGAGAACTTACAAAGTGGGTTCGATGACCTTAGGTTGGTAGAGTCTTGGACATCTCCTTCAGACCATTCCAATCAGCTAcctgaaaatattttcaaaagcacTTATCTGGAAAATTCTGCTTTTAAAACCAATCCTGTTATTCAACCAAAAGGGTTTCCTTTGCAGAATGCAGAATTCAGTCAGGGTGAGACTAATtatgagaaaatgaaattaaataatgattatgACAAGAACTGTGCTGATCTTAACTCTTATTTTCaaagtagatataaaaatagtaCTAGTATTCAAAAGGAATCCTGGAAACCTGAGATAGCAAATGAGAAGATCATGAAAATGAATCTCCAAGAACAAATGAAGTACTCCAATGATGTGGGCAGTCTGGCTGCTGATCCATATAGATTTCATGAAAGCTGTTTACTTCCTAAAAGAAATGAAGGTGTGATACCTTCTCAACCGATACAGTTGTCTGTTCCACCTCCTCTATGCTTTATTAATCAAccattttctaaagaaaatttgTCAGCAGTAGTCAATGGGAAATCCCAGGAAACCAGCCCAGCCAGTAACTTCAAATTTATGGACAACTTTGAAGATAATGGATGCCAACTTCCCATAAATGCCAAAGAAATTCCTTTGAAGCCCCTTGACTACAATCTGTCTATAAATACTGCTTTACAGAATGGAAACTGTCAGTCATTCTTCAGGGAGCATATTTGGGTGGATGGTAATGTGTTAAGTCCAATTCCAACGGCAAACTCTTCATTTGTAAAGCCAATAACATCAGGCTCCCAGGTCTCTTCTGGAGTTTCAGCCTTGTCTGGTAGTTCTCCTATGCACCAGTCTGTGTTTTCTCCTTCATATTACCCACAGACACCACCAATACCCTttttcaggaaggaaggaaggttacAAATGCCAAATGGTGTTCCTAATGGTCTGAGGTTTCCCAATTCTGACACTGAAAATCAGAAACCAAATATACAAATGGGACATTTCCCCCATGATCCATCGGCTATCAAGGATCATCACTCTTGCAAAATTCCTGCCCATTTGTCATCCAGCTTCCTGTTACATCAGAATACTGCTAGTGAATTCTCTGAAAGATATCAGAAACTCTGCAAAAAACAGAATCTAGCAAATAGTAATAGAGATGacaaaaaggggaggaagaactTGATTCCCCAACCTAGTTACATAGGTCAGAATCGTCAGCAGTTTAAtatattccaaaagaaacaagaaaaaagtagTGTTAACATGTCAGATTTCAtcaatccttcctttcttcctgctttCCCTTTAGTGTCAGAGATTAAGcaaaaccctaattttaccccatTTAACCTTTCTCCCTTTGTGTCAGCAGCtaactttccttttcctccatcaACATTTCCCTTTTCAGAACTTGTTGATGTTTTTCATTATGGTGACTTTAACAATTTGAATCCCGTCGTTAGTGATTTGTTTCGTAGGGAGGTAACACCACCATACTTTGCCTTTCCACCACCTTTTAACAAATACCGGCCTCCAAGAAATAGGAGTGGACCTGCTAATGAACTTCACATCCAACTGGAGGAATGCTACGAGCAGTGGAGAGctctagaaaaagaaaggaaaaag agTGAGGCAGATCTCGCAAGAAATTTTCCAGGAAAGAGGGTCTCTAGTTCAAATAATACTTCTGTTTCCAGACTCCCTGCCAATCCTTCCCGAGTCGATCGATTAATTGTGGATCAGTTAAAGGAACAAGCTAGA gTTTTGACCTTACTAAGAAGGATGGAAAAGCTTGGTGGTGGTCCTCTCCATGGAAATATATCCATTACTCTGGAACACCATTTAGAAGCCATTCATGCAACACAAGCCAAGCGTAAAGATGAACTTATTAATGTTGCTAATCATCCACGACAAGGAATTCGTTACAATAATGAAAAAG aTGTCCTGGCTTTGGCCCTGGTCATTAAGGAGCTTGCTGTGGCCACACGGAAGACACGGACGGCTTTATGGTGTGCATTACAGATGACTTTGCCCAAAACTTGCTTCAACCTGCCTGTGAAACAGGAAGAGATTGAAAGGGTGCTGCAGGAACTGTGTCCCCAGAATGCTGGTGCCCCAGAGAAGACAATGGTGGACCATAAAGATCATGGACTAGAAAAGGGAAGTGCGGAGAGCACAAAGTAG
- the LOC103106895 gene encoding meiosis-specific coiled-coil domain-containing protein MEIOC-like isoform X3, with amino-acid sequence MLKTEDCFNLYKSQINCKKQGMDSQLFSPFLGEITDTPPLESSSLYPNWSIYGDDISPPTAFQDCTNKRAQINLSYSGNGPDMFGLASSTLEEPNSPEPFTDWNSLASLLPPTWTPNFGSDGDYSGPPLKNSVEDFPDFIETQNFNQEYFQTSPEMENLQSGFDDLRLVESWTSPSDHSNQLPENIFKSTYLENSAFKTNPVIQPKGFPLQNAEFSQGETNYEKMKLNNDYDKNCADLNSYFQSRYKNSTSIQKESWKPEIANEKIMKMNLQEQMKYSNDVGSLAADPYRFHESCLLPKRNEGVIPSQPIQLSVPPPLCFINQPFSKENLSAVVNGKSQETSPASNFKFMDNFEDNGCQLPINAKEIPLKPLDYNLSINTALQNGNCQSFFREHIWVDGNVLSPIPTANSSFVKPITSGSQVSSGVSALSGSSPMHQSVFSPSYYPQTPPIPFFRKEGRLQMPNGVPNGLRFPNSDTENQKPNIQMGHFPHDPSAIKDHHSCKIPAHLSSSFLLHQNTASEFSERYQKLCKKQNLANSNRDDKKGRKNLIPQPSYIGQNRQQFNIFQKKQEKSSVNMSDFINPSFLPAFPLVSEIKQNPNFTPFNLSPFVSAANFPFPPSTFPFSELVDVFHYGDFNNLNPVVSDLFRREVTPPYFAFPPPFNKYRPPRNRSGPANELHIQLEECYEQWRALEKERKKSEADLARNFPGKRVSSSNNTSVSRLPANPSRVDRLIVDQLKEQARVLTLLRRMEKLGGGPLHGNISITLEHHLEAIHATQAKRKDELINVANHPRQGIRYNNEKDVLALALVIKELAVATRKTRTALWCALQMTLPKTCFNLPVKQEEIERVLQELCPQNAGAPEKTMVDHKDHGLEKGSAESTK; translated from the exons ataAATTGTAAGAAGCAAGGAATGGACAGCCAATTATTCAGTCCTTTCCTGGGTGAGATTACTGATACACCACCTCTAGAATCATCCAGTTTATATCCCAACTGGTCAATTTATGGAGATGATATTAGCCCACCCACCGCCTTTCAAGACTGTACCAATAAAAG GGCACAAATCAATTTATCTTACTCAGGAAATGGTCCTGACATGTTTGGATTGGCTTCAAGCACTTTGGAGGAACCAAATAGCCCAGAGCCTTTCACAGACTG GAATTCTTTGGCCAGTCTTCTTCCTCCCACATGGACACCTAACTTTGGTAGTGATGGTGACTATTCAGGACCCCCTCTCAAGAATTCTGTTGAAGATTTTCCAGACTTCATTGAAACACAGAATTTCAATCAAGAATACTTTCAGACATCTCCTGAGATGGAGAACTTACAAAGTGGGTTCGATGACCTTAGGTTGGTAGAGTCTTGGACATCTCCTTCAGACCATTCCAATCAGCTAcctgaaaatattttcaaaagcacTTATCTGGAAAATTCTGCTTTTAAAACCAATCCTGTTATTCAACCAAAAGGGTTTCCTTTGCAGAATGCAGAATTCAGTCAGGGTGAGACTAATtatgagaaaatgaaattaaataatgattatgACAAGAACTGTGCTGATCTTAACTCTTATTTTCaaagtagatataaaaatagtaCTAGTATTCAAAAGGAATCCTGGAAACCTGAGATAGCAAATGAGAAGATCATGAAAATGAATCTCCAAGAACAAATGAAGTACTCCAATGATGTGGGCAGTCTGGCTGCTGATCCATATAGATTTCATGAAAGCTGTTTACTTCCTAAAAGAAATGAAGGTGTGATACCTTCTCAACCGATACAGTTGTCTGTTCCACCTCCTCTATGCTTTATTAATCAAccattttctaaagaaaatttgTCAGCAGTAGTCAATGGGAAATCCCAGGAAACCAGCCCAGCCAGTAACTTCAAATTTATGGACAACTTTGAAGATAATGGATGCCAACTTCCCATAAATGCCAAAGAAATTCCTTTGAAGCCCCTTGACTACAATCTGTCTATAAATACTGCTTTACAGAATGGAAACTGTCAGTCATTCTTCAGGGAGCATATTTGGGTGGATGGTAATGTGTTAAGTCCAATTCCAACGGCAAACTCTTCATTTGTAAAGCCAATAACATCAGGCTCCCAGGTCTCTTCTGGAGTTTCAGCCTTGTCTGGTAGTTCTCCTATGCACCAGTCTGTGTTTTCTCCTTCATATTACCCACAGACACCACCAATACCCTttttcaggaaggaaggaaggttacAAATGCCAAATGGTGTTCCTAATGGTCTGAGGTTTCCCAATTCTGACACTGAAAATCAGAAACCAAATATACAAATGGGACATTTCCCCCATGATCCATCGGCTATCAAGGATCATCACTCTTGCAAAATTCCTGCCCATTTGTCATCCAGCTTCCTGTTACATCAGAATACTGCTAGTGAATTCTCTGAAAGATATCAGAAACTCTGCAAAAAACAGAATCTAGCAAATAGTAATAGAGATGacaaaaaggggaggaagaactTGATTCCCCAACCTAGTTACATAGGTCAGAATCGTCAGCAGTTTAAtatattccaaaagaaacaagaaaaaagtagTGTTAACATGTCAGATTTCAtcaatccttcctttcttcctgctttCCCTTTAGTGTCAGAGATTAAGcaaaaccctaattttaccccatTTAACCTTTCTCCCTTTGTGTCAGCAGCtaactttccttttcctccatcaACATTTCCCTTTTCAGAACTTGTTGATGTTTTTCATTATGGTGACTTTAACAATTTGAATCCCGTCGTTAGTGATTTGTTTCGTAGGGAGGTAACACCACCATACTTTGCCTTTCCACCACCTTTTAACAAATACCGGCCTCCAAGAAATAGGAGTGGACCTGCTAATGAACTTCACATCCAACTGGAGGAATGCTACGAGCAGTGGAGAGctctagaaaaagaaaggaaaaag agTGAGGCAGATCTCGCAAGAAATTTTCCAGGAAAGAGGGTCTCTAGTTCAAATAATACTTCTGTTTCCAGACTCCCTGCCAATCCTTCCCGAGTCGATCGATTAATTGTGGATCAGTTAAAGGAACAAGCTAGA gTTTTGACCTTACTAAGAAGGATGGAAAAGCTTGGTGGTGGTCCTCTCCATGGAAATATATCCATTACTCTGGAACACCATTTAGAAGCCATTCATGCAACACAAGCCAAGCGTAAAGATGAACTTATTAATGTTGCTAATCATCCACGACAAGGAATTCGTTACAATAATGAAAAAG aTGTCCTGGCTTTGGCCCTGGTCATTAAGGAGCTTGCTGTGGCCACACGGAAGACACGGACGGCTTTATGGTGTGCATTACAGATGACTTTGCCCAAAACTTGCTTCAACCTGCCTGTGAAACAGGAAGAGATTGAAAGGGTGCTGCAGGAACTGTGTCCCCAGAATGCTGGTGCCCCAGAGAAGACAATGGTGGACCATAAAGATCATGGACTAGAAAAGGGAAGTGCGGAGAGCACAAAGTAG